In Methanosarcinales archaeon, the following proteins share a genomic window:
- a CDS encoding mechanosensitive ion channel family protein → MLYIYFVWFIALIIIISGLFGSLSSLGISLTLIGAGLAFALQQVILSFAAWFLILIKHPYKIGDRIYIKSNDILGDVEEITMLFTVLKDVTGEETITGKNVIIPNSTVFLEPIINYSYDIPQVWLSVPVSLTYESDLGLAEKIIFNVAKEVAGEEMKHAARLMRNKTPESVQVEFADSSTIIKARVMCLPKRIPAIRSEIYKRVLEEFNKPEYKDKVEIAYPHMELVLHDEVMSENVKRYLDEN, encoded by the coding sequence ATGCTGTACATTTATTTTGTGTGGTTCATTGCACTGATCATTATTATATCCGGGTTGTTCGGGAGTTTGTCATCCCTGGGAATTTCTCTGACATTGATCGGGGCCGGCCTGGCCTTTGCACTCCAACAGGTAATATTGAGCTTTGCAGCATGGTTCCTGATTTTGATCAAACACCCATATAAGATCGGAGATCGAATATATATCAAAAGCAATGATATTTTGGGTGATGTAGAGGAAATCACCATGCTTTTCACTGTTTTAAAAGATGTTACCGGCGAGGAGACAATTACCGGGAAGAACGTAATAATTCCCAACAGTACCGTATTCCTGGAACCCATAATCAATTATTCCTATGATATCCCCCAGGTCTGGCTTTCTGTTCCGGTAAGTCTGACCTATGAAAGTGATCTGGGCCTGGCTGAAAAGATCATCTTCAATGTTGCCAAAGAGGTGGCTGGCGAGGAGATGAAACATGCAGCGAGATTAATGAGAAATAAAACCCCTGAAAGTGTTCAGGTGGAATTTGCAGATTCAAGTACCATCATAAAAGCAAGGGTCATGTGCCTTCCTAAACGTATCCCAGCCATCAGAAGTGAGATATATAAGAGGGTGCTGGAAGAATTCAACAAGCCTGAATACAAAGATAAAGTAGAGATAGCCTATCCCCACATGGAACTCGTGCTTCACGATGAGGTTATGAGTGAAAATGTGAAAAGGTATCTGGATGAAAATTGA